GCGACGAGTCAGCATACATGGTCAGAGAAGACGATGCGGCATTTCCCATCCCTTCTCCGTGAAACTTTGAAAGGACGGGTAGACAAGAGGGGCCTATCAATTCAGGCATGGCAACAGGCTGAAACAACTGTGATAAACCAGTGCACTCAACTTCTCTCACCATCTGCTGAACCCGCTTACGTTTCAACATACCTCAGTCACAGTTTTCCTCAACACCGTCAGTATCTATGTGCTGGTGCTTGTCTGCTGATGCAAGGCCACGCTGAAAACATCAACAGCACAAATCTGGTTTGCTTTGCTTAGTCTATTCATAATTGTGAAATGATTGTTTGTTGATAGTGGTATGATTTTCTCTTCCAAATGATTATCAGGCACGAGTTCTGAGAGAAGTTTCTCCTGAAGAAGTCACTGCTAACATATACACTTTGGTCGATGTTTTGCTTCACCACGTTCATGTAGACCTTCAGCAAGGACAATCTCTAGAGGTTTCTGTCTGCCAGAAGAGATTAACCTCACTTTTCGTTGCTTGATCCATCTTCTTACATTGCATCGTAATATTTTTTAGGCAGTTCTAGACAAGGCAGGCGCAAATCTTGCATTTTTCTTCTGGACACATGAAATGCTTCCTCTcgacatttttcttttggcgcTCATTGACCGTGATGATGATCCTCACGCCTTGATAATTGCAGTATGTTCATGCTTTTACGTAAAAGAAGCTTAACATCATAGAAATTTTACAGTgttgttttcaatttatttacagATGAGCCTACTTAAAACGCCAGACCTTCTGCTGAGGATAAAAAACTACTGCCAAAACCGTGGGTCTCCTGAGCACTGGCTTGTCACACAGGTGTTCAAACGCAATGAACTCCAGAAGGCCCTGGGTAACCATCTTTCTTGGAAGGACAGGTAATATATCCAATTCAACATCAGTGTAACTGATTTCTAACAACAATTTCACTTAAGTACATGGCTttgattgtttgattggttttgttggcATCCAACCATAAATGTGTGATGGAACCTTCCATGAAAACTTGTGTATGACTAGGAAATAgttgaattttggtttgatctgttttaattttggtgtTGGATTCTGCTAAAGTTGGGTAAATGTTTTacctatttttttattgtgttaaACGCAGGTATCCAACGTTCTTTGATGATATTGCAGCGCGTTTGCTTCCAGTTATCCCTCTAGTGCTTTACAGGCTCATCGAGAACAATGCGATGGAGCAAGCTGATAATCTTTTGCTTGCACACTCGCATTTTCTAGCGTATCATCCTCTCAGATTCACGTTTGTCCGTGATATACTAGCCTATTTCTATGGCCATCTTCCTGGGAAACTTGTTCTGCGCATGCTCAAAGTACTTGATCTCAGCAAGGTAATTGAAAACAATTCCCGATCTTACATTGATTCTGAAATTGACCTCAAGTTGATGCCGCTTTTGGattttagtttagagattttgtttctcacCAATTTATCTAGATACCTTTGTCCGTAATCGTTTCCACATTCGATTAAAATGGAACGTAACAAATCTTTTGACATTTCCGCAGATTCCATTCTCTGAATCATTCCCGCAGTACATTAGCCCTACCGGTGCACCTGTATGCCCACCTCTAGATTACTTTGCCTCTCTTCTGCTTAATCTCGTAAACAATGTTATACCTCCACttagcagcagcagcaactgCAGCTCGAGGTCTGGCTCAATGGCAGACATCTTAAACAGCTCAGCAAGACCTCCTCATGGAAAAACTCCAGGAACATCTCAGCCTGGACCAGCAAACGCCTCTGAGGGCCAGAAAGCATTCTATCAGATCCAGGACCCAGGAACTTACACGCAACTGGTTCTTGAGACAGCCGTGATCGAGATCCTCTCGCTTCCTGTCTCTGCTGCTCAGATTGTCTCTTCGCTTGTCCAGATAATTGTCAACATACAATCGACTCTGATTCAATCTGGAAACGGGTTCCACGGCGCTGCCAACGGGGTGGGACAAGGGTCGGTACTGCCAACGTCTCCCTCTGGAGGGAGCACAGACTCCATGAGCGCTAGCCGGTCCACTTGTCTGATTCCTGGTATCAACACAGCGAGCTTTGTCTCTAGAAGCGGTTATACATGTCAGCAACTGTCGTGTCTGTTGATTCAAGCTTGTGGACTTCTGTTGGCTCAGCTCCCTCCAGATTTTCACGTACAGCTTTACTTGGAGGCAGCACGTGTGACAAGGGAAACATGGTGGCTTAAGGACGGGAAGAGATCACAAGGTGAACTAGACTCAGCTGTTGGATACGCTTTGATGGATCCTACATGGGCTGCTCAGGATAACACCTCGACCGCCATAGGTACGCTATAGTTTCTGGATCTAGAAGTGAAatgtttgtttggattttgtttttacatgtgTCTTCTTCCAGGAAATATTGTCGCCTTGCTTCATGCTTTCTTCAGCAATCTCCCACAAGAATGGCTTGATGGCACGAATGCTATCATCACGAACCTCCGGCCTGTGACATCTGTGGCAATGCTCAGAGTTGTATTCCGTATCATGGGGCCACTGCTTCCGAGGCTTGCCAGTACACATACTCTCTTTAACAAGGTACTCTTATGGCTTGTATCCATATGAAGTGGTCAGTCTTTTCAAGTATATGCTTGTGAGAGTTACCGTGTGACGTTCTGCTCatgttaaatttaatatcaaagGCTGGATAGAATTTGAATATTATGTAGTTGCCATCGTCTAGCATGTTAATTCCTAGTCTCTCGAGTACACAACATAAATGAAATGATCTTCAATGGTTTCTTGTAGTTTTACTTTGGtgttcattttttgtttctcaacaGACGCTAATGCTTCTCTTAAGCGCACTGGTCGATGTTTTTGGAAAGACCGCACAGACAACAGCCCCTGTTGAAGCATCCCAGATTGCAGATCTTATTGATTTCCTGTAAGCTTCTATTATATTACCATAGCAAAACATGGATTCACTATTGTCGTTGTTGATTAACAATCACATAACTGTTGTTGCAGACACCATATTATTCACTACGAGGGACAAGGAGGAGCTGTTCAAACTAGCAGCAAGCCGAGACCGGACATCTTGGCGTTAATCGGAAGAGCAGCAGAGACTCTCCGACCAGATGTACAACACCTTCTCGCTCACCTCAAAACCAACCCGAATTCTTCCATATACGCAGCTGCTCATCAGCAGAATACTGCAAAGACTAACACCTCTTAATAAACACCCAGATGATAATGTGTGTCCGTAGAGCAATAGAAGCACAAAAGATTCTTCCATCTACAACATGTTCTGGTAAATTGGGTTCATGGTTACAacttgttttgtatatatgtcaATGGTAACATTATGTTTCTcttatttatgaaatttagaatttaaattatCATTAGATGATGAAACAGGCTTATTCAACCAGGTATTTCAGATGAAGTATATTTCGATTagtgttttaaattttattgactttttttgtcgatctctttttttttttgtcgtaatATCAACCGGTATTAATTGATATTCcgaaaaaaattaagaaattaaaagaaacaatatataagGACCATTTGAACCTATATAAAAATCTTATgcatattttataataaattgatCCATTTGCGCATGCTAAAACGTGTCATGAGACATTACCTTTGGACTTAGGAGAAACCGAGTAAGGCTAATGAGTCGTGAGAAAGATATCAGAGATGGAGAGAAACACAGAACAATGAAGTTAGCACAAGCTTTCTTATTACTTTAGGATCATTCTTTTGGggtttatataaacaaataaagtatCGAAGAAGCcgttaattattttcttgtttacctttttttcttttgttaggTGTTGTGTTAGTTATACAGActtatacataaacaaaagatttgatcCAAAATAAAGTGGATAGATGTTTGTGTGAGTGGATTTATGTGTCTTGGGCATGTATTGACATGCGTAGACGCATTCCTCATTATCACAACATGATCACAAAGTGTGAGACTCTTACTGatttctttttcccttttaattcattatcatccCTTTCTTGACTTACACGGTACTATTTACTTAAATCCTCCATTGAATCTAGGTCTACGTTAATGATAACATTTTGTTGCtcttatttatgaaaattagtATTTAGATCATAGTTAGATGATAAACCGGCTTATTCAACCGGGTACTTATATCTTAAATGAAGTATACtttgataagtttttttttttcaatatacacaataattatttaaagagTGTTTGATCTATGTAATTATTCATTACAAAAGTTATTtgacaaaattatataattataaaccaAGAATGTTATGTGATCTCcacataataatataagaagATTCATGTAAACATTTATggtagtttttgtttcttgccacgagaagaagaagaagatctttttttctccagTTGGTGGAAAAGGCTACCATCGTAGATGGCCCTGACGCTCTTTTCCGATAACAAACCATTTTTGTCTTGAGCTAACGTATGTAATATTTTCCATTCTCCATAATCTGAAAGCCTGTACAGAGATAATACTTAGGTATAACCGTATAAGCATCGTGCCAtatgtatattgttttttacGAAAATCGGAATGATACGTTACGTTGTGACTATAATTTAATTCGTTTGAAATAATTCAGAAACAACGAACCATCCTGTGATATCGAAAGGATCCCTGTTAGTCTTAAGCATTTTTTGAATTTCCTCTGCAGTGAGAGCATCTTTATGTGTGCGAGCATGCTTGTTGAATATTTCCTCGAATTTTGATTCCACAAATCTGTAAAATTTAGGCGATAAGTAACTACACTTTTGTAAAGTTGGATTTTGTAATTACgtacaaaaacacacacatgtACATTATtacattaacaaaagaaaaagatgccaaggaagagatgaaaaaaaacCTTCCGTCATCGTCATAGACGTCGGTGTCACTACCGTGCATGCAAAGGTGACTATTCTTCACGTCTATTGGAAACAACGGCGAGAATCCCTTTCCCTAATCACCAATCACTATGGCTTCAAAAAACAATGGTAAAATATATCCGCATagtttaacatatatatatatatagattgttTGCATAATTAAAcctagaaacaaaaactaatcaacCAACTAATTAAATACTCATTCACATTTCCTTCTTGCTTTCTTAATATATCGGTTTAGCCGTTAAATTTTTTCACATATGCTTAATCGCAATGCAAAACCAAGAgtggagaaggaaaaaaacgaaaaggaAAGCGAAGTGTTATAATTGGTACCGGACGAGTTTTCTTGCTGAGTCCCATGTTGATGAATATAGCAACAAAAGCCGCCAAAAGACGCCCTGTCCCGAGCGCTCTAAATCCTTTTTTCCATATACATACATCAACGAATTAAATATGTTTGTAAAGTTAACCagaataatatatcaaaatctcgttaatatattattacttaacatttattttgtcaaaagtTTTTCAACACTTAGCTAATTGTGTATGTAACGTACCTTGGTAGGTTTCCCATGGATAAACGGTGCCGTCTTTGTTCCTGTCGAAGAAGGAAACATGTTTCTCCAATGCAGTCATTTTTTCCTTATCTAACTTTCCTCCTACATAAACAACATAATCCCACAAATATGTTTCCATGCATAGACCCTTTTTCGactcacaaaaacaaaaacaaaaaaacattccaaaaatgttaagaatttaaaagaaaaaatatataaggaCCTTTTCAACCTATACGTAAATCTTATGCATACTTTGTTAttcttatatgtatatatatcaaccaAGTTATATgcatatttaaattttctaaattaatttgaaaaattggaGCCATGCTCAAATGATACATGTGGGCATGCTAAATGGGTCGTGAACACTTTACTTTTGGGTTTAGGAGACTTAGCCTTAGAGGCTAGCGCTACTGTCTGATGAGACATGAGAAATATATCACAGATTGGAGATGAGAGTGAGAACACTGAAATTATCACAAGCTTTCTTATTAGTTTAGGATAAACATATAAATGATCGAAGAAGCCGTTACTTATTTTCTTGGttacttattttttatatctattGTTAGGTGTTGTGTTAGTTATACTTATACATAAACCAAAGATTCGATCCAAGATAAAGTCGATAGaggtttttgtgtgtgtgtttgtatttatgtGTCTTGGACATGTATTGACATGCGTAGACGCATTCCTTGTTATAACAACAAGATCACAAAGTGTGAGACTCTTACTGATTTTTTCCCctcttataaatttaattgacATTATAACCCCTTTCTTGGCTTACACGGTACTATCTACTTAAATCCTCTTTATGTCatttattcttagctatatatatatatatatatatatatagctaaaaatgataacattttgtttctctagtttagaaattttagaatttaaattatCGTTAGATGATAAAACGGGCTTATACAACCATGTATTTTAATCTAAATGAAGTGTACTTTTTCATAAGtgtttgaatgattttttgttgttgttgttgatcgcatatttttgtcaatataatgatttaaatatgatttgatatccaaattatacaaatttattcattacaaaatttatttgatctCCAAATTATATAAACCACAAGTCATTTGATCTCCACATAGTAATATAAGAAGATTCACGCATTTAAggtagtttttgtttcttgccacgagatgaagaagatgatctttttttctccagTTGTTGGAAAAGGCTACCATCGTAGACGCCTCTTACTGCATCTTCCGTCAACAAACCATTGTCTTGAGCTAACGTATGTAATATTTTCCATTCTATAAAATCTGAAAGCCTGTGATATAATTAGGTATAAGCATATCGTgcaatatgtatatttttttacaatgAAAATCTGAATGATACGTTACGTTGtgattataatttaatttgtttaatttataaacaacGAACCATCCGATGAAATCGTAAGGTTCTCTGTTAGTCTTAAGCATTTGTTTAATTTCCTTTGCAGTGAGAGCATCTTTATGTGTGCGAGCATGCTTGTTGAATATCTCCTCGAATTTTGATTCCACAAATCTGTAAAATTTAGGAGATAGAAGTAATTACACTTTTGTAAagttagattttgtaattaggttttaacttttaacaaaagatGTCAAGGAAATTAAGAAACCTTCCGTCTTTGTCGTAGACGTCGGTTGTCACTACCGTGCATACAAATGGTTTCAAAAACAATGGTAAGATATATCCGAATAGTTGAACCTATATAGATTGTTTGCATAATCAACCctagaaacaaaatcaaaatattcattcatatttccttcttcttttattagtATATTCCGGTTTAGCCGTTGAATTTCTTAACTTATGGTATCCTTGATCGCATGCAAAACCAAGagtggagaaacaaaaaaagagaagtagTATTAGTTAGTACCGGACGAGTTTTCTGGCTGAGTCCCATGTTGAAGAAGACAGCAACAAAAGCCGACATGAAACGCCCTGTCCCGAGTGCTCTAAATCCCTTTTTGGGTATACATCAACgatttaattatgtttgtttaaGTTAAAGATAAGAATAAGCAACACATCAAAATCTTGTTCATATTTTATGACTTAATTATGTATGTTACCTTGGTAGGTTTCTCATGGATAAACAATGCCGTCACCGTTTCGGTCAAAGAAGGACACATGTTTCTCCAATGCAGTCTTTCCTTCCTCAACTGTTTATCTTCCTACAGAACAATATAACCCCAAAAATATGTTTCCATGCATAGACCCTTTCTTAATTTCAACTtataaaaagaacaagaaaactacATTATTAACTAACATTTCAACCTATTTGTTGTTCTTATCTTACTAAATGTATAGTTGATGTGTTACAGAATccttaaaagtaaataatatcAGA
This sequence is a window from Arabidopsis thaliana chromosome 1 sequence. Protein-coding genes within it:
- a CDS encoding Caleosin-related family protein (Caleosin-related family protein; CONTAINS InterPro DOMAIN/s: Caleosin related (InterPro:IPR007736); BEST Arabidopsis thaliana protein match is: Caleosin-related family protein (TAIR:AT1G70670.1); Has 342 Blast hits to 337 proteins in 61 species: Archae - 0; Bacteria - 0; Metazoa - 0; Fungi - 60; Plants - 279; Viruses - 0; Other Eukaryotes - 3 (source: NCBI BLink).), with the protein product MSHQTVALASKAKSPKPKRGKLDKEKMTALEKHVSFFDRNKDGTVYPWETYQGFRALGTGRLLAAFVAIFINMGLSKKTRPGKGFSPLFPIDVKNSHLCMHGSDTDVYDDDGRFVESKFEEIFNKHARTHKDALTAEEIQKMLKTNRDPFDITGWLSDYGEWKILHTLAQDKNGLLSEKSVRAIYDGSLFHQLEKKRSSSSSRGKKQKLP
- a CDS encoding Caleosin-related family protein yields the protein MFFCFCFCESKKGLCMETYLWDYVVYVGGKLDKEKMTALEKHVSFFDRNKDGTVYPWETYQGFRALGTGRLLAAFVAIFINMGLSKKTRPGKGFSPLFPIDVKNSHLCMHGSDTDVYDDDGRFVESKFEEIFNKHARTHKDALTAEEIQKMLKTNRDPFDITGWLSDYGEWKILHTLAQDKNGLLSEKSVRAIYDGSLFHQLEKKRSSSSSRGKKQKLP
- a CDS encoding Caleosin-related family protein (Caleosin-related family protein; FUNCTIONS IN: lipase activity, calcium ion binding; LOCATED IN: extracellular region; EXPRESSED IN: 9 plant structures; EXPRESSED DURING: 4 anthesis, LP.02 two leaves visible, 4 leaf senescence stage, petal differentiation and expansion stage; CONTAINS InterPro DOMAIN/s: Caleosin related (InterPro:IPR007736); BEST Arabidopsis thaliana protein match is: Caleosin-related family protein (TAIR:AT1G70670.1); Has 30201 Blast hits to 17322 proteins in 780 species: Archae - 12; Bacteria - 1396; Metazoa - 17338; Fungi - 3422; Plants - 5037; Viruses - 0; Other Eukaryotes - 2996 (source: NCBI BLink).), with the translated sequence MTALEKHVSFFDRNKDGTVYPWETYQGFRALGTGRLLAAFVAIFINMGLSKKTRPGKGFSPLFPIDVKNSHLCMHGSDTDVYDDDGRFVESKFEEIFNKHARTHKDALTAEEIQKMLKTNRDPFDITGWLSDYGEWKILHTLAQDKNGLLSEKSVRAIYDGSLFHQLEKKRSSSSSRGKKQKLP
- a CDS encoding Caleosin-related family protein (Caleosin-related family protein; CONTAINS InterPro DOMAIN/s: Caleosin related (InterPro:IPR007736); BEST Arabidopsis thaliana protein match is: Caleosin-related family protein (TAIR:AT1G70670.1); Has 35333 Blast hits to 34131 proteins in 2444 species: Archae - 798; Bacteria - 22429; Metazoa - 974; Fungi - 991; Plants - 531; Viruses - 0; Other Eukaryotes - 9610 (source: NCBI BLink).) encodes the protein MFFCFCFCESKKGLCMETYLWDYVVYVGGKLDKEKMTALEKHVSFFDRNKDGTVYPWETYQGFRALGTGRLLAAFVAIFINMGLSKKTRPGKGFSPLFPIDVKNSHLCMHGSDTDVYDDDGRFVESKFEEIFNKHARTHKDALTAEEIQKMLKTNRDPFDITGWFVVSELFQTN
- a CDS encoding Caleosin-related family protein (Caleosin-related family protein; CONTAINS InterPro DOMAIN/s: Caleosin related (InterPro:IPR007736); BEST Arabidopsis thaliana protein match is: Caleosin-related family protein (TAIR:AT1G23240.1); Has 299 Blast hits to 298 proteins in 59 species: Archae - 0; Bacteria - 0; Metazoa - 0; Fungi - 58; Plants - 240; Viruses - 0; Other Eukaryotes - 1 (source: NCBI BLink).), with product MWNALKRLPLFPPSPKEDKQLRKERLHWRNMCPSLTETVTALFIHEKPTKGFRALGTGRFMSAFVAVFFNMGLSQKTRPVQLFGYILPLFLKPFVCTVVTTDVYDKDGRFVESKFEEIFNKHARTHKDALTAKEIKQMLKTNREPYDFIGWLSDFIEWKILHTLAQDNGLLTEDAVRGVYDGSLFQQLEKKRSSSSSRGKKQKLP
- a CDS encoding Caleosin-related family protein, producing MCPSLTETVTALFIHEKPTKGFRALGTGRFMSAFVAVFFNMGLSQKTRPVQLFGYILPLFLKPFVCTVVTTDVYDKDGRFVESKFEEIFNKHARTHKDALTAKEIKQMLKTNREPYDFIGWLSDFIEWKILHTLAQDNGLLTEDAVRGVYDGSLFQQLEKKRSSSSSRGKKQKLP